Part of the Maridesulfovibrio sp. genome, ACTCAAGTTTTCGGAAAAGGCAGGTTCGAAGGCCACGTAATAATAGGGGTCCACCTTTAACGCGATGGATTTGCCCGGAATATTCAGGATAAAAGGATTTTCAGCAAAGGCCTTTCCCAGCCCTTTCTGCAGGCGATCAATGCGATCTTTATAATCTTGTAAGGACATTGGTGTAATCCCCCTTTAATTGAGTTATTACACCAAGTTTAACAGCTAATCAAACTAGTTTATTCCTTACTTCAATTCATCTCGCATGCGGATGTAAGTTTCCTCATTTATCTCGCCGGAAGCGTAACGCTTCTTTAAAACATCCTGTGCGGAAGGCGCACAGGGCCCGGTATCCGGCTTGCGAAACATGCGCACAGTAAAATAAATGATCAACCCGATGACTACGAGTTGCAAAATTCCGCCAAAATGAAACGGCATCCAGCCACTCATACCATAACCGGCACCATGGCCGAATCCGGGACCGCTACACCAACTGCTTAATGCGCTGAGAAATTCCATGTCCTCACCTCGTTAAATTTATTTATATACATACTAAGTAAAAGCATATCCCATGCCATAAATTTAAGTTGTAAATCTAACACACTACAAACCAACCACCTAATAATGTGCACTAGACTGCACAATAGATAGACAAAGGATTGCACAACTCATGCTCTGAAACTATTTATGTCCCGCCAAACAATGCATGATATGCGAAGAATAAAATACAGATAAAAGCCAAAAGTTCATTCAGTGAATACATGGTCGGCTCCTCACAACTAC contains:
- a CDS encoding SHOCT domain-containing protein — protein: MEFLSALSSWCSGPGFGHGAGYGMSGWMPFHFGGILQLVVIGLIIYFTVRMFRKPDTGPCAPSAQDVLKKRYASGEINEETYIRMRDELK